A window of Babesia microti strain RI chromosome III, complete genome contains these coding sequences:
- a CDS encoding hypothetical protein (overlaps_old_locusTagID:BBM_III03185) — MKSRKRWRLIDAYHETNCIVEESIKKTSQMQIDSNEAYTFDLDGHYHNIKGHNNVYNSQNNGQKSVIKSQNTCKISKKAGKCSFEMTKIKKMAKNILARKNFNSTALDNNLSSNLHTDSLSNVSTSTNYTGDVTNGDNKYKNTSIFNEDGENSCLGIKKTSCNAVESKLILPSSGQSYNPSTEDHHKQILITASQIEFEKRDKHELDPENYLKPLTAKLKESLPHLDIDSLNFKTKQRLMFILSQNDLPNKTDMINECIFNDGMESNGLIDPVIPAMPRSRRSLKRKTQADKNKKERSKMIEWDAKEKKRIKKLNRDIDQLDDIIKQCNKENEINEDKRRRRQLIKSVSLAMKRKGLVKIKHSNKRYWPQSVKDIALSDELVSCLRHIKPVPGVKTVHNQLIEKGLINLPPEIDKQYESRVKYDQFIKENASKMLDRARDFVNDVKDTRMTGLVEIENVECEKQITSLL, encoded by the exons ATGAAGAGCCGCAAAAGGTGGCGCCTTATAGATGCATATCATGAAACTAATTGTATTGTGGAAGAATCAATTAAGAAAACCTCCCAAATGCAAATTGATTCTAATGAAGCATACACTTTTGATTTGGATG GCCACTATCATAATATAAAGGGCCATAacaatgtttataattCGCAAAATAATGGACAGAAAAGTGTTATTAAATCGCAAAATACATGCAAAATCTCTAAAAAAGCTGGAAAATGTTCCTTTGAaatgacaaaaattaaaaagATGGCTAAGAATATTTTGGCcagaaaaaattttaattctaCTGCACTagataacaatttatcatccaatttacACACGGATAGCTTATCCAATGTATCCACTAGCACCAATTACACTGGTGATGTTACAAATGgagataataaatataaaaatacaagCATATTTAATGAAGACGGCGAAAATAGTTGTTTGGGAATAAAAAAAACAAGCTGTAATGCAGTTGAATCCAAGTTAATTTTACCTTCCAGCGGTCAAAGCTACAATCCTTCGACCGAGGATCATCACAAGCAAATACTAATCACCGCATCACAAATTGAGTTTGAGAAGCGTGACAAGCATGAGCTAGATCCggaaaattatttaaagcCTTTGACAGCTAAACTAAAGGAGTCATTGCCACATTTAGATATTGATAGTTTAAACTTCAAAACGAAACAAAGGCTCATGTTTATACTATCCCAAAATGACTTGCCAAATAAGACAGATATGATAAATGAGTGTATTTTCAATGATGGAATGGAAAGCAATGGTTTAATCGATCCTGTAATACCTGCAATGCCTAGATCTAGGCGCTCATTGA AAAGGAAAACCCAAGCTGATAAGAACAAGAAGGAGAGATCCAAAATGATTGAATGGGATGCTAAAGAGAAGAAAagaattaaaaaattaaatagaGATATAGATCAATTGGATGATATTATCAAACAATGCAATAaggaaaatgaaattaatgaGGACAAGAGGAGGAGAAGACAGCTAATTAAAAGTGTTTCATTGGCTATGAAAAGGAAAGGGTTGGTAAAGATAAAACACTCAAATAAGAGGTACTGGCCTCAATCAGTCAAGGATATAGCATTGAGTGATGAATTGGTTTCGTGTTTGAGACACATAAAACCAGTGCCTGGAGTTAAAACGGTGCATAACCAACTGATTGAGAAAGgattgattaatttgccTCCTGAAATTGACAAACAGTATGAATCACGCGTCAAATATGACCAGTTTATCAAGGAAAATGCCAGCAAAATGTTAGACAGGGCTCGCGATTTTGTCAATGATGTTAAAGACACTAGGATGACTGGATTGGTTGAGATTGAGAATGTTGAGTGCGAGAAGCAAATAACTTCtttattgtaa
- a CDS encoding CUGBP Elav-like family member 2 (overlaps_old_locusTagID:BBM_III03195): protein MKNIDANLHKYQVYISPIEENVKEIDIRKEAERYGHVIVISYTRATSLRLGWAFISYNNFDVAQNAVKHMHKKLRFPQTKNRVDAYLTCRNSELVTKPHAIVYSTQGLWKQMLLISGNFYYYNTITGHSQWDRPTEFSPLLLSSLHELGKYAPNRLYQYAPPGNNLFVFHIPCTWNDQNLYEHFCKFGNIISSRVQCDKNGRNRGFGFVSYDNPESSAEAIKHMNGFNTGDKYLKVMLKRGDNDICFKCDST, encoded by the exons ATGAAGAACATTGACGCTAATCTGCATAAATATCAAGTTTATATTAGTCCCATAGAGGAAAATGTCAAGGAA ATCGATATACGAAAGGAAGCTGAAAGGTACGGGCACGTAATTGTAATTTCTTACACAAGAGCCACTTCACTCCGCCTCGGTTGGGCATTCATTTCCTATAACAACTTTGACGTTGCACAAAATGCAGTGAAACATATGCATAAAAAACTCAGGTTTCCTCAAACCAAAAATCGCGTCGATGCTTATCTCACTTGTCGAAACTCGGAGCTAGTAACCAAACCTCATGCCATTGTCTATTCGACACAGGGTTTGTGGAAGCAAATGTTGCTAATTAGTGGCAATTTTTACTACTATAACACTATTACTGGTCACTCACAGTGGGATAGACCGACCGAATTTAGCCCATTGTTGCTAAGTTCTTTGCATGAACTAGGAAAGTATGCGCCAAACAGACTGTACCAATATGCTCCTCCCggtaacaatttatttgtgtttCACATTCCTTGTACTTGGAATGACCAAAATTTGTATGAACacttttgtaaatttggcaatattATCAGTTCACGCGTACAATGTGATAAGAATGGCAGAAATCGCGGATTTGGCTTTGTGAGTTATGACAATCCTGAGAGCAGTGCAGAGGCTATTAAGCATATGAATGGATTTAACACTGgagataaatatttgaaagTTATGCTCAAACGTGGAGATAATGATATATGCTTTAAGTGTGATTCAACCTAA
- a CDS encoding conserved protein, unknown function (overlaps_old_locusTagID:BBM_III03170), translating into MVFSILILSAFVPRVLCSLVNRMDHDLLIANNSNFDSLVISPRAKTPTSAFFYSAKDKNIKKLINYTMDIVAKDLKGVYPIYTVDCDQPANTAICKRQLNNANTPQLIVYPVLPQPQYFFKGKLDDKDQIIGTLLSHIPSNVEVIPYGGYPLFMTNMEVVPKVLLVTDKEKPSWIYKALSNSFKNSLIFGFFKSKEHSDIVSKYNIKKFPWLAVIKNNKPHIYNGEMKFQPLFDWLNIYSETYIKGNDIATNQVDITPKPWKFEQIPQLTHESQHDICFRDTSKGLCVIYLTTKLTQADKNMLIDVSNEFSSKIKGRGASFRWMWLNCEEEAKFKNVFNVTKLPSLVVLNPHKRLRYIALDGFANKENITKLIEKIQMGEAKFTTIPGGKLPDFTVVRSEL; encoded by the exons ATGGTTTTCAGCATATTGATTTTGTCAGCATTTGTACCTAGAGTGCTGTGTTCGCTGGTGAATAGGATGGATCATGATCTTCTTATTGCGAATAATAGCAACTTTGATTCACTTGTCATATCCCCTAGGGCTAAAACGCCAACATCAGCTTTTTTTTATAGCGCAAAGGATAAaaacatcaaaaaattgattaacTATACTATGGATATTGTAGCAAAGGATTTAAAGGGTGTTTATCCAATATATACAGTGGATTGTGATCAACCTGCAAACACTGCAATTTGTAAAAGACAACTTAATAACGCCAACACGCCACAACTGATAGTGTATCCCGTACTACCTCAGCCACAGTATTTCTTCAAG GGAAAACTAGACGATAAGGATCAGATAATTGGTACACTATTATCTCACATTCCTTCCAACGTTGAAGTAATACCCTACGGTGGTTATCCCTTGTTCATGACGAACATGGAAGTTGTTCCCAAAGTACTACTTGTTACCGATAAAGAAAAGCCCTCTTGGATCTACAAGGCACTAtccaattcatttaaaaatagtttaatATTTGGGTTTTTCAAGTCAAAGGAACACTCAGACATTGTTTCAAAGTATAACATAAAGAAGTTTCCATGGCTGGCagttataaaaaataacaaacCACACATTTACAATGGCGAGATGAAATTCCAGCCACTGTTTGACTGGCTAAATATCTACTCCGAAACTTATATAAAAGGAAACGATATTGCGACTAACCAAGTAGACATTACTCCCAAACCATG GAAATTTGAGCAAATACCGCAACTAACTCACGAATCGCAGCACGACATCTGTTTCAGGGATACTTCAAAG GGGTTGtgtgtaatatatttaactacAAAGCTGACTCAAGCTGACAAGAATATGCTTATTGATGTATCCAATGAATTTTCGTCAAAAATAAAGGGAAG AGGTGCTTCTTTTAGGTGGATGTGGCTGAACTGTGAGGAAGAGGCtaaattcaaaaatgtGTTTAATGTTACCAAGCTACCATCACTCGTAGTGCTAAATCCACATAAGAGATTAAGGTACATTGCATTAGATGGTTTTGCTAACAAggaaaatattacaaaacTAATCGAAAAAATCCAGATGGGAGAGGCCAAGTTCACGACTATCCCCGGGGGCAAGTTGCCTGACTTCACTGTCGTGCGCTCTGAACTATAG
- a CDS encoding pre-mRNA-splicing factor CWC22 (overlaps_old_locusTagID:BBM_III03200), whose amino-acid sequence MAESSTNDRNKHSRQEDDTLGRTGGIYIPPFKLARLQKTIKDTNSVEYQKQAWEHLKKRINSAVNKISISNIVDIVEELLGCNLIRGRGIFARIIIRAQMASPGFTHIYAALLAVINSKLPSLGELVLRRVILHFRRAYKRNDKLTSLSCAKLIAHLANQRVAHEIMALQFCAILLENATDDSVELAVGFLIEVGQLLSDTCKKGFDSIFERLKVILQEGEIDKRTQYTIEKLWEIRRKNFDEYPTILPELSLVDLADQITHEIDFLDPEIIAEEMLNVFQPTDPIQYEKEDIKWKGLVRELLGDKASEDSDASSTDSELAQEDEEDETNEKGEKMEITDCTEQDVINLRKTIYLCIMSSLNFEECVHKLLKLNIKSGQEIEVCTMLIDCCSIERTFQTFFALQAERLAILKPEYCECFQECFVKQYALVHRLETAKLRNVARFFTHLLYKDAIPWTVLKTIELGENSTTSSGRIFIKIIFQELCHHMGLPALDARLHEPELQDSLAGLFPTDHPNNTRFSINFFTAIGLGALTLRLRALLQS is encoded by the coding sequence ATGGCCGAGTCTTCCACTAATGATAGAAACAAACATTCACGTCAGGAAGATGATACACTAGGCCGAACTGgtggaatatatattcctCCTTTCAAGTTGGCTCGTTTACAAAAGACAATCAAAGACACTAATAGCGTGGAATATCAAAAACAGGCATGGGAACATCTCAAAAAACGTATAAATAGTGCagtaaataaaatttctatTAGCAACATTGTGGATATTGTTGAAGAATTATTGGGGTGTAATTTGATAAGGGGTAGAGGCATTTTTGCCAGGATAATCATTAGGGCCCAAATGGCTTCTCCAGGTTTTACTCACATTTATGCTGCATTACTGGCAGTGATTAATTCAAAACTCCCCAGTCTTGGAGAACTAGTTCTTCGAAGAGTTATCCTCCATTTCAGACGGGCTTACAAAAGAAATGACAAATTAACCAGTCTATCATGCGCCAAACTTATAGCACATTTAGCTAATCAAAGAGTCGCCCATGAAATAATGGCTCTTCAATTTTGTGCAATTTTGTTGGAAAATGCAACTGATGATTCAGTTGAATTAGCTGTTGGATTCCTAATCGAAGTAGGCCAGTTGTTATCAGACACTTGTAAGAAAGGGTTTGATAGCATATTTGAACGACTTAAGGTTATTTTACAAGAAGGAGAAATAGATAAACGCacacaatatacaatagAAAAGTTATGGGAAATAAGGcgtaaaaattttgatgaatatCCAACAATCCTACCCGAACTAAGTCTTGTAGATCTGGCAGATCAGATAACCCATGAgattgattttttggaCCCTGAAATTATAGCTGAAGAAATGCTGAATGTCTTTCAACCCACTGATCCTATTCAATATGAGAAAGAGGATATCAAATGGAAAGGTTTGGTTAGGGAATTATTGGGTGATAAGGCCAGTGAAGACTCTGATGCTTCAAGCACAGATTCTGAACTAGCACAGGAAGACGAAGAAGATGAAACAAATGAAAAGGGAGAGAAAATGGAGATTACAGACTGTACAGAACAAGATGTCATAAATTTACGTAAAACAATCTACCTATGTATAATGTCATCACTAAATTTCGAAGAGTGTGTACATAAATTACTGaaattaaacattaaaaGTGGACAGGAAATTGAAGTTTGCACTATGTTAATCGATTGTTGCTCAATTGAACGTACATTTCAAACATTTTTTGCGTTACAAGCTGAGAGATTAGCAATACTAAAACCGGAGTACTGTGAATGTTTTCAAGAGTGCTTTGTTAAACAATACGCATTAGTCCACCGTCTTGAAACAGCAAAACTAAGAAATGTTGCGAGGTTCTTCACTCATCTTTTATACAAAGATGCAATACCCTGGACTGTATTGAAAACAATCGAACTTGGTGAAAATAGTACAACATCAAGTGGGAGGatattcatcaaaattatcttcCAGGAGCTATGCCATCACATGGGCCTACCTGCGCTGGATGCTCGGTTACATGAACCTGAATTACAAGATTCTTTGGCAGGCTTATTTCCCACGGATCATCCAAACAACACCCGCTTTTCAATCAACTTTTTCACCGCAATTGGCTTGGGTGCACTAACTCTAAGATTGAGAGCATTACTCCAATCATAA
- a CDS encoding Ribosomal protein S9/S16 (overlaps_old_locusTagID:BBM_III03190) — MDFRHRLKFSFHILILYTLCILIALLINDANSFKVYLTNFYRRPHLYNNELYQPSHNFKIGSTDTNGNDISSLFDDIKLEDILELPKETEITETIAQSEPAAESEVDKDKKSLSIYDEDTEANVWSLVLPKEFLYSASNESIWGDDSQITEYKPKPIRWSTRTTDEERMRLGDIYQHLSRKPLAQVYKPISSAHPNVEDIDRTFFLFDIEGHLRYYLEHLNGDYNPQIHKGHMRDTKTINYLLNREYIQEFKRPFPPPSNSINIAQNHLIQIIPTVLESLAVSIKNDPNIECIASPPFHDMQKMAPGIKSGEFYKNIISDDYKKLCDLTGVHEPSKGYIYPYANTEPLIDRLVMKLYLDLLETREFGKINFKKMYCLGKKKSAISGVYIEPGNGHLSINGRDGYQYLDYNEELLEVVFKPLTTLRIQKHFNVIATARGGGISGQANAIFHALSTYIYTTFLPISKPILRYFGLVTRDLRRVERKKPNMHKSRRAEQYSKR; from the coding sequence ATGGACTTCAGGCATCGGCTTAAATTTTCTTTCCACATACTCATTTTATACACACTATGTATACTAATCGCTCTTTTAATCAATGATGCAAATTCCTTTAAGGTTTATCTTACAAACTTTTATCGCAGGCCACACTTGTATAATAACGAATTGTACCAACCGTCgcacaattttaaaattggtTCCACTGACACTAATGGCAATGATATCAGTTCATtgtttgatgatataaaattggAGGATATATTAGAGCTTCCAAAGGAAACTGAAATAACGGAAACTATTGCACAGTCTGAACCAGCAGCTGAATCTGAAGTCGATAAAGATAAGAAGTCCTTGAGCATTTATGACGAGGATACAGAGGCCAACGTCTGGTCACTCGTACTACCTAAGGAATTCCTTTACAGCGCAAGTAATGAATCAATTTGGGGAGATGATTCTCAAATCACGGAGTACAAGCCGAAACCTATTAGATGGAGTACTAGAACCACTGATGAAGAAAGGATGAGACTTGGGGACATTTATCAGCATTTGTCAAGGAAGCCCTTGGCGCAAGTATATAAACCAATTTCATCTGCTCATCCAAACGTTGAAGATATCGATAGAACGTTCTTTTTGTTTGACATAGAGGGGCACTTAAGGTATTATTTGGAGCATTTGAATGGTGACTACAATCCGCAAATACATAAGGGTCATATGAGAGATACCAAAACTATAAACTACCTATTAAACAGGGAGTATATACAGGAATTTAAGCGACCATTTCCACCTCCATCAAATTCCATAAATATAGCACAAAATCACCTAATACAGATAATTCCAACTGTACTGGAATCACTTGCTGtatcaataaaaaatgatCCTAATATAGAATGCATTGCATCACCACCATTTCATGATATGCAAAAGATGGCTCCAGGTATAAAATCGGGagaattttataaaaacaTCATTTCCGACGATTACAAGAAGTTGTGCGATCTAACCGGGGTGCATGAGCCTAGCAAGGGTTATATCTATCCATATGCCAATACAGAACCACTAATTGATAGGTTGgtaatgaaattatatttggattTGTTGGAGACTAGGGAGTTTGGTAAGATAAACTTTAAGAAAATGTACTGTCTGGGTAAAAAAAAATCCGCTATTTCTGGCGTATATATTGAACCCGGTAATGGCCATTTATCTATCAACGGACGTGATGGTTACCAATACCTTGATTACAATGAAGAATTGTTGGAGGTTGTATTCAAGCCATTAACAACACTAAGAATTCAAAAACACTTCAATGTTATAGCTACTGCTAGAGGAGGCGGCATTAGCGGTCAGGCTAACGCAATATTTCATGCCCTAAGTACCTACATTTATACCACTTTCCTTCCTATATCCAAACCTATACTAAGGTATTTTGGGCTAGTTACTAGAGATTTGCGGCGTGTTGAGAGGAAGAAACCAAATATGCATAAATCTAGACGTGCTGAACAATATTCAAAGAGGTGA
- a CDS encoding hypothetical protein (overlaps_old_locusTagID:BBM_III03165), producing MGGAVPLSNYISPITNAVSNTMEKLINSQLGYTMLYGIPVIFGLRQISRYNRLAKLRFDDIGYQIRRADSIGNRWIACKYFFVGTVLAPLTGCAIAYKIYACSLGENYQVNKLIFHDITRQFGNGIRIANDIQTEFIRENLTVDNRISESFKRMSTELKQDASKVKSKLGLI from the coding sequence ATGGGTGGAGCTGTCCCTCTATCAAATTACATCTCACCGATCACAAACGCCGTATCTAACACAATGGAGAAACTCATTAATTCTCAATTGGGCTATACAATGCTATACGGAATACCTGTTATCTTTGGGCTTAGACAGATCAGCCGCTATAATAGACTCGCTAAATTGAGATTCGATGACATTGGGTACCAGATAAGGCGGGCGGATTCGATAGGCAATAGGTGGATTGCCTGCAAGTACTTTTTCGTTGGTACCGTACTAGCACCACTAACTGGCTGTGCAATCGCATACAAAATATACGCTTGTTCACTTGGCGAAAATTACCAAGTGAACAAGTTGATCTTTCACGACATCACCAGGCAATTTGGAAATGGCATCCGCATTGCTAATGACATACAAACCGAATTTATCCGGGAAAATTTGACGGTGGATAACAGAATATCCGAATCGTTTAAGCGTATGTCTACGGAGCTCAAGCAGGACGCCAGCAAGGTGAAAAGTAAACTTGgtttaatttaa
- a CDS encoding Helicase C-terminal domain (overlaps_old_locusTagID:BBM_III03160), translating to MQADEDGAILRALCINKHGERVRGVIERLKRLYRQNGLGSKHLLTRALGLLEEIEYELDHGDAPASGKRWEIQILQERVKIVQCVGGIVLYFHYDTILRPQIQIIAKLTSALTTGGHALLESPTGTGKTAAIVAAVGSWLKHNLSRPGPRVQVFYLTRTHSQIRQVLGEVRRCCFRLDVACLGSRAVACPMVKRGSDIKSADSFCQSARAGEEGDPNGCRYYRGLESKDFASMIHFRCRTLSHRIADPLRKGDVTARYELKDGLWDIEELVDLCTENNAAVSNEPVPSRNKKQKSIISYFVREGPHVGCPYYTAKSLSALADIVICPYSYVIDVTLPATDETIVERALATPKTELQQKLLDRALAFLPDRSIGAGARLPMGNNVIVIDEAHNIESFCKERGSLDVSVVQLRAAGSWLRDLCPNRSNKDKMANKSLEAVQDHALHVYGFVSNFAANVRRISAAATGSFVTWDRYDHVEDKLGGAAQFLKDFEITFLDAFLALANMYYITSFATLLSSVANFTSPYKRMLVNLLSILVLVCQYSESYAVRLEAGTEGTPRLKLWLQRAGVVLDPISRKAKSLLLTSGTLAPLNVTSASLGESFVKRLGKCTLEAGHVISKEQFALFTLSTMPLRGGGGVVLECVHRNLKNNDFLASLGTVVASLSALLPGNILIFFPSRDLVRRCIELWKHSQHSCGRDGSTILDRLARAKEELFIEPKTSLEFQDIVLRMEQVRSFILLATFRGHASEGLNLGVQSLVLIGLPFANRVDPAVDASIRFGAVAGVGDWYLIDAYRAINQSIGRCIRKKSDRGIVLLLDSRHSTYCGNLSAWLRPHLSHVDEFTRLERLIASHSAAYTTSISDYILPPSPP from the exons ATGCAGGCGGATGAGGACGGCGCTATACTAAGGGCCCTGTGCATAAACAAGCACGGAGAACGGGTCAGAGGGGTTATTGAACGACTAAAGCGCCTATACCGGCAGAACGGCTTAGGCTCCAAGCACTTGCTCACGCGGGCACTCGGCCTTCTCGAGGAAATAGAATACGAACTGGACCACGGTGATGCCCCAGCAAGCGGCAAGCGATGGGAGATACAGATACTACAAGAAAGGGTTAAAATAGTACAATGCGTAGGAGGAATTGTCCTATACTTCCACTACGATACAATTCTCCGCCCgcaaatacaaataattgcaaaACTAACAAGCGCCCTTACCACCGGTGGACATGCACTGTTGGAATCGCCCACTG GCACAGGCAAAACTGCGGCCATAGTCGCTGCAGTGGGTTCCTGGCTTAAACACAATTTGTCCAGGCCTGGACCACGGGTCCAGGTGTTCTACCTCACCCGAACGCATTCGCAGATACGCCAGGTACTTGGCGAAGTCCGGAGGTGCTGCTTCAGATTGGACGTTGCATGCCTGGGAAGCCGAGCCGTAGCTTGTCCCATGGTCAAGCGAGGTAGCGATATTAAGTCGGCAGACTCGTTCTGCCAGTCTGCTAGGGCAGGCGAGGAGGGAGATCCTAATGGATGCCGCTATTACAGAGGCCTAGAATCGAAAGATTTCGCCTCGATGATCCACTTCCGCTGCAGGACCCTATCACACCGTATTGCAGACCCATTACGCAAGGGAGACGTAACAGCCAGATATGAACTGAAAGACGGGCTCTGGGACATAGAGGAACTG GTTGACCTATGCACAGAAAACAATGCCGCCGTAAGCAATGAACCCGTTCCCTCCAGGAACAAAAAACAAAAATCCATAATTAGCTACTTTGTGAGGGAAGGCCCTCACGTGGGGTGTCCCTACTATACGGCCAAG TCCCTCAGTGCCTTAGCAGACATAGTCATCTGCCCCTACTCGTACGTAATCGATGTAACTCTGCCTGCCACAGATGAAACCATCGTTGAGCGCGCACTGGCCACACCAAAGACCGAGCTACAGCAAAAACTACTGGACAGGGCACTAGCCTTTCTCCCAGATCGATCTATTGGCGCGGGGGCCAGACTGCCCATGGGAAATAACGTGATCGTTATAGACGAAGCGCACAATATTGAGTCGTTTTGTAAAGAAAGAGGCTCCCTTGACGTTAGCGTCGTTCAGCTCCGGGCAGCCGGCTCGTGGTTAAGGGACCTATGTCCCAACCGTTCCAACAAGGATAAAATGGCCAATAAATCGTTAGAAGCGGTACAAGACCATGCCCTCCACGTATATGGATTTGTTTCCAACTTTGCAGCCAATGTAAGGCGCATCTCCGCTGCCGCCACAGGTTCATTTGTTACATGGGACCGATATGACCACGTGGAAGATAAATTGGGAGGAGCTGCACAGTTCCTGAAAGACTTTGAAATTACATTTCTTGATGCGTTTCTGGCACTTGCTAATATGTACTATATAACATCATTCGCTACCTTACTCTCG TCAGTGGCAAACTTTACCTCACCCTACAAACGGATGCTAGTCAATCTCCTATCCATACTAGTTCTGGTTTGCCAATATAGTGAATCTTATGCGG TACGACTTGAGGCTGGAACTGAGGGCACCCCACGTCTCAAGCTTTGGCTACAGCGCGCGGGAGTCGTACTAGATCCCATTTCCAGAAAAGCCAAGTCCCTCCTCCTCACCTCCGGTACACTTGCGCCCCTGAATGTAACAAG TGCCTCACTCGGAGAATCCTTTGTCAAAAGACTTGGCAAATGTACGCTAGAGGCTGGACATGTTATCTCTAAAGAACAATTCGCCCTGTTCACACTCTCAACAATGCCTCTACGTGGCGGAGGTGGAGTGGTACTGGAGTGTGTCCATAGAAACCtgaaaaataatgatttcTTAGCCTCCCTTGGTACCGTGGTCGCGAGCCTCTCTGCCCTGCTGCCCGGTAACATATTGATTTTCTTCCCAAGCAGAGACCTGGTACGCAGATGTATAGAGTTGTGGAAACACTCTCAGCACTCATGTGGCCGAGACGGCTCCACCATTTTAGACCGCCTGGCTAGGGCTAAGGAGGAACTATTCATTGAACCCAA GACCTCTCTCGAATTTCAAGATATTGTCCTGCGTATGGAACAGGTGCGTTCCTTCATTTTGCTGGCCACCTTTAGGGGCCATGCATCTGAGGGGTTGAACCTGGGCGTCCAATCATTGGTCCTAATTGGCCTACCATTCGCCAACAGGGTTGACCCTGCTGTAGACGCTTCGATTAGGTTCGGTGCTGTGGCTGGCGTGGGTGACTGGTACCTTATAGACGCGTATCGCGCAATAAATCAGTCAATCGGCAGGTGTATACGAAAAAAATCCGACCGGGGGATCGTGTTGTTACTGGATTCTAGGCACTCCACCTACTGCGGCAATCTAAGTGCTTGGCTAAGGCCTCATTTGAGCCATGTAGATGAATTTACCCGCCTTGAGCGACTTATTGCCAGTCATTCGGCTGCCTATACGACGTCTATTTCTGACTATATACTCCCCCCCTCACCCCCATAA
- a CDS encoding DNA-directed RNA polymerase III subunit C25 (overlaps_old_locusTagID:BBM_III03180) codes for MMFRLVTYRDSVEIKPCEFEKDLNELFIKKLNSKYTDKIIDGLGLAICVSDIIRYGKGAILRTKGSAIYKIEFKIAVFSPYRQQIIKGVVCHSDNNGIKVSLGFFDDIIVVPMQMDKKNNFGNKSGLCTIENKSKLVYNVGSEINVKIVDIIYNSSASSTTSADEREIPPMVILASTDY; via the exons ATGATGTTTAGGTTGGTGACATATAGGGACAGCGTTGAGATTAAACCCTGTGAATTCGAGAAAGATTTAAACGAACTATTCATTAAGAAATTAAACTCAAAGTACACAGACAAA ataatagATGGATTGGGATTGGCCATATGTGTATCGGATATTATTAGATACGGAAAGGGGGCCATTTTAAGGACCAAGGGCTCTGCcatttacaaaattgaattCAAAATAGCAGTTTTTTCACCTTACAgacaacaaataattaagGGTGTTGTTTGTCACTCTGATAATAATGGAATAAAAG TGAGTTTAGGATTCTTTGACGACATAATTGTCGTGCCAATGCAAATGGATaaaaaaaacaattt TGGCAACAAAAGTGGATTATGTACTATTGAAAATAAGAGTAAATTGGTTTATAATGTGGGTTCTGAGATTAACGTGAAAATAGTCGacataatatacaattcaa GCGCTAGCAGCACGACGAGCGCTGACGAACGAGAGATTCCACCTATGGTTATTTTg GCATCAACAgattattga
- a CDS encoding conserved Plasmodium protein, unknown function (overlaps_old_locusTagID:BBM_III03175): protein MPKYDIFKPLHLLSFVERLHIKYKPGTNGSETCRTLYLLATSDSVMNKFPKLQFSYEITSYDCLPEIIITVSPNKNHIFGSGVTISEIQRQIDQDQYLAYIEFMKKQNIEHGLNDDE, encoded by the exons ATGCCAAAATATGACATATTTAAACCATTACATTTACTATCCTTCGTAGAACGCCTACACATAAAGTATAAACCTGGTACAAATGGTTCAGAAACTTGTCGTACACTCTACTTATTGGCTACAAGTGATTCTGTTATGAATAAATTCCCTAAATTGCAATTTAGCTATGAAATAACCAG TTATGATTGTTTGCcagaaataattataacaGTTTCACCGAACAAAAATCACAT CTTTGGTAGCGGTGTCACCATTAGCGAAATTCAAAGGCAAATTGACCAAGACCAGTATCTAG CTTACATTGAGTTTATGAAGAAACAAAACATTGAACATGGATTAAACGATGATGAATGA